One window of Medicago truncatula cultivar Jemalong A17 chromosome 2, MtrunA17r5.0-ANR, whole genome shotgun sequence genomic DNA carries:
- the LOC120578327 gene encoding uncharacterized protein translates to MVEVKMLRNSNLLTAIMVFQFFLIASELADSWVWLPDPSGGYTVRGAYSLLTSLVPQVADFALDLVWHKQVPLKVSVFAWRLIRDRLPTRTNLIARRVLVPDMSSCVAGCGHPESAQHLFLLCNTFGSLWHLVRDWIGCCGVDTNNISDHFLQFTHLSGGGVARRSFLQLIWLLCVWVIWNERNNPSGVLKEASASSLLENWTKACSLNHYVPQKMLQRLSGWHHLLTLTGTGSTVLIHHYLPLIDYQENEKNSL, encoded by the exons ATGGTTGAAGTGAAAATGCTAAGAAATAGTAATTTGCTTACTGCTATCatggtttttcaattttttttgattgCTTCGGAACTTGCAG ATAGCTGGGTGTGGCTTCCGGACCCCTCTGGTGGTTACACAGTTCGAGGTGCATATAGCTTGTTGACTTCTCTGGTACCTCAGGTTGCAGACTTTGCCCTGGATTTGGTGTGGCACAAACAGGTTCCCTTGAAGGTGTCCGTTTTCGCGTGGAGGCTCATCCGTGATCGTTTACCAACAAGGACAAATTTGATTGCTAGAAGGGTGTTGGTGCCTGATATGTCCTCGTGTGTTGCTGGTTGTGGTCATCCTGAATCGGCGCAACATCTCTTTTTATTGTGTAATACTTTTGGTTCTCTGTGGCATTTGGTGCGTGATTGGATTGGTTGCTGTGGGGTTGACACAAATAATATTTCCgatcattttcttcagtttacTCATTTGTCAGGTGGTGGTGTTGCTAGACGGTCTTTTTTGCAACTCATTTGGCTTCTATGTGTCTGGGTTATCTGGAATGAACGAAATAACC CCTCTGGTGTCCTCAAAGAAGCTTCAGCCTCTTCCCTCTTAGAGAATTGGACAAAAGCTTGTTCACT AAATCATTATGTGCCTCAAAAGATGCTTCAGAGGCTCTCGGGATGGCATCATTTGCTTACCTTGACTGGAACTGGAAGCACCGTTCTAATTCATCATTATCTTCCTTTGATTGATTATCAGGAAAATGAAAAGAACTCATTGTAG